A stretch of DNA from Brevibacterium ihuae:
CCTGGACGCCCACCCGGGCGGCCCGGATCACGCGATCGCCGATCCGGTAGCCCGGCTGCATGACGAGGAACACCGTGGCGGTGTCGACCTCGTCGGAGGGCTGCTGCATGAGCGCCTCGTGGATGTTCGGGTCGAACTCCTCGCCCGGCTCGCCGAACTGGACGACGCCGATCTTCTCGAGCGACGCGACGAGCTTCGTCGCATGCGTCTCGAACGGACCGGACACGTCACCGTTCTCCTGAGCCAGCTTGAGCTCGTCGAGCACCGGGAACAGCGCTTCGACGACGGCCTGCACGCCGGTCTCCCGGGCGCGGTCCTGCTCGCGCTTGGCACGCATCCTAAAGGCGGCGTACTCGGCGTTGATCCGCTGCAGGTCCTC
This window harbors:
- a CDS encoding nucleotide exchange factor GrpE yields the protein MTAENPENGAAEQGFSFSDKRRIDPETGEVRNPSGGPAPESEAPAEPDVATGGAPAPETDPQAVAQAGTGAAAEPGVDVPDDISGIDDTEAPVEGAVEDEQSADARLAAERLEDLQRINAEYAAFRMRAKREQDRARETGVQAVVEALFPVLDELKLAQENGDVSGPFETHATKLVASLEKIGVVQFGEPGEEFDPNIHEALMQQPSDEVDTATVFLVMQPGYRIGDRVIRAARVGVQAPAE